One Candidatus Methanomethylophilaceae archaeon DNA segment encodes these proteins:
- a CDS encoding HypC/HybG/HupF family hydrogenase formation chaperone, with protein sequence MCLAIPGKIVKIEGNMGDVDFGGTIRKANLSMVEAGIGDWAVVHAGFAIQIMDEEDAQETIRLWNEVLDSDATEFR encoded by the coding sequence ATGTGCTTAGCAATACCCGGAAAAATCGTGAAGATCGAGGGGAACATGGGGGACGTCGATTTCGGAGGGACGATCAGGAAAGCCAACCTTTCCATGGTCGAAGCCGGAATCGGCGACTGGGCAGTCGTGCACGCAGGATTCGCCATCCAGATCATGGACGAGGAAGACGCCCAGGAGACCATCAGGCTCTGGAACGAAGTCCTCGACAGCGACGCGACGGAATTCCGCTGA
- the cobB gene encoding hydrogenobyrinic acid a,c-diamide synthase (glutamine-hydrolyzing), which translates to MKGVVIAGAGSGAGKTSIATGIMSSLSKRMRVQPYKVGPDFIDPMYHTVASGRPSRNLDTYMVPGDGIRGIVGSSSKGADICLVEGVRGLYEGLSGVSDRCSTAEAAKILGFPVVLVIDARSLTRSAAAMINGFKAFDPGVDICGVILNNISGEQHEGKLREAVEKYCPGVEIVGMVRKHPECGLKNRHLGLKTVDRTSEEEVRGLEALADDIDMDALLGICESCDAQFPEGSPYASHNACAKVAVPMDDAYCFYYRENLECLEAAGFKVKYFSPLAGNPLPDADMYYLGGGYPELYADRISENRDFLEGLRSASENKTIVLGECGGLMTMCKTIVTKDGISHGMAGIFDADAVMCGRHGPKYVEADSTDANPIFKGSVRGHEFHYSELKLHSIPEYGFRMFRGIGISGGMDGICVRNSLGEYMHQNALSAEDWCKTIVEKIE; encoded by the coding sequence ATGAAAGGCGTCGTGATCGCCGGGGCCGGAAGCGGAGCCGGGAAGACTTCGATAGCCACCGGCATAATGTCGTCCCTGTCGAAGCGGATGCGGGTCCAGCCGTACAAGGTCGGGCCGGATTTCATCGATCCGATGTACCACACGGTGGCGTCCGGAAGGCCGTCCAGGAACTTGGACACGTATATGGTTCCGGGCGACGGGATCCGCGGGATCGTCGGCAGCTCGTCGAAGGGCGCGGATATCTGCTTGGTGGAAGGCGTCCGCGGCCTTTACGAGGGGCTTTCCGGCGTCTCAGACAGGTGCTCCACGGCGGAGGCTGCGAAGATCCTAGGTTTCCCGGTGGTCCTTGTGATCGATGCGCGCTCTTTGACCAGATCGGCTGCGGCCATGATCAACGGGTTCAAAGCTTTCGATCCCGGCGTCGACATCTGCGGCGTCATTCTGAACAACATCTCAGGGGAGCAGCACGAGGGGAAGCTCAGGGAGGCGGTGGAGAAGTATTGTCCCGGCGTCGAGATCGTCGGGATGGTCAGGAAGCATCCTGAATGCGGCCTTAAGAACAGGCATCTGGGCCTGAAAACCGTGGACAGGACGTCCGAGGAGGAAGTCAGAGGCTTGGAGGCCTTGGCTGACGACATCGACATGGACGCTCTGCTGGGCATATGCGAATCCTGCGACGCGCAATTCCCGGAAGGCTCCCCATACGCCAGCCATAACGCCTGCGCCAAAGTCGCGGTGCCGATGGATGATGCATATTGCTTCTATTACAGAGAAAATCTGGAATGCCTCGAGGCGGCCGGTTTCAAGGTGAAATATTTCAGCCCGCTGGCCGGGAACCCTCTTCCGGACGCGGATATGTACTATCTCGGCGGGGGATATCCAGAGCTTTATGCCGATCGGATATCCGAGAACCGGGATTTCCTCGAAGGTCTGAGGAGCGCTTCTGAAAATAAGACTATAGTCTTAGGGGAATGCGGCGGCCTTATGACTATGTGTAAGACTATAGTGACAAAAGACGGAATCAGCCACGGAATGGCCGGCATATTCGATGCGGACGCCGTCATGTGCGGCAGGCACGGCCCGAAATATGTGGAAGCCGACTCCACCGATGCCAACCCTATATTCAAGGGTTCAGTGAGAGGCCACGAATTCCATTACTCCGAGCTGAAGCTTCATTCCATCCCGGAATATGGTTTCCGCATGTTCAGGGGCATCGGGATCTCCGGCGGGATGGACGGCATCTGCGTGAGAAACTCTCTCGGAGAATACATGCACCAGAACGCGCTTTCGGCGGAGGATTGGTGCAAGACTATAGTGGAAAAGATTGAATGA
- the cfbD gene encoding Ni-sirohydrochlorin a,c-diamide reductive cyclase catalytic subunit, translated as MAMKIIHPRPNPIVAAMYTLRDLNVDVIVVHGPAGCCFMASRMLEEAGVRVVTSGLMEDDLIFGGSDSLVETLKMSWEKFRPNTVAVIGTCSSMIIGEDMDASIRKAALPCNVFSVDSHGCSGDNTTGAVKALECACRAGLLSEGERDRQIYLMNAATSMEKRVGMAGREYLSPTRGPTKLAAAKRIADALGSGKKVACAMLAKKELAFRFADMFIALTEAKEKLGGELFLVGNLDGNLGLPRIRGYAEAIRSELDSKGVRYESVGGMDEYALIGRRIKERVDEFSPDLLIIIGIPHAYPELLPGNLLITDQPRQLANYLSMGLDAVGEVSSHSMVMGAKKIIPLETGETLRELLR; from the coding sequence ATGGCAATGAAGATAATCCACCCCCGCCCGAACCCTATCGTCGCGGCGATGTATACGCTCAGAGATCTGAATGTCGATGTCATCGTGGTCCATGGGCCAGCAGGCTGCTGCTTCATGGCATCCAGAATGCTGGAGGAAGCCGGAGTCAGAGTAGTGACCAGCGGCCTCATGGAGGATGACCTGATCTTCGGAGGCTCCGATTCTTTGGTGGAGACGCTGAAGATGTCCTGGGAGAAATTCCGTCCGAACACGGTGGCTGTGATCGGCACATGCTCCAGCATGATCATCGGCGAGGACATGGACGCTTCCATCAGGAAGGCCGCGCTCCCTTGCAACGTGTTCTCCGTAGACAGCCACGGCTGCTCCGGCGACAACACGACCGGCGCGGTGAAAGCTCTGGAGTGCGCTTGCAGGGCTGGATTGCTCTCGGAAGGCGAGCGCGACAGGCAGATATATCTCATGAATGCGGCCACTTCGATGGAGAAGAGAGTCGGCATGGCCGGGAGGGAGTATCTGTCTCCGACCAGAGGCCCGACGAAGCTCGCAGCAGCCAAACGCATAGCCGACGCTCTGGGAAGCGGGAAAAAGGTGGCATGCGCCATGCTGGCCAAGAAGGAGCTGGCGTTCCGTTTCGCAGATATGTTCATAGCTCTGACCGAAGCCAAGGAGAAATTAGGCGGGGAACTGTTCCTCGTCGGGAATCTCGACGGGAATCTGGGGCTCCCGAGGATCAGAGGATATGCCGAGGCGATACGCTCCGAGCTGGATTCCAAAGGGGTCAGGTACGAGTCGGTCGGCGGCATGGACGAATACGCGCTCATCGGGAGGAGGATCAAAGAGAGGGTTGACGAGTTCTCCCCGGACCTTCTCATAATAATCGGGATACCGCACGCGTACCCGGAGCTTCTCCCGGGGAACCTGCTGATCACGGACCAGCCGAGGCAGCTCGCCAATTACCTCTCCATGGGTCTGGATGCCGTCGGCGAGGTCTCATCGCATTCCATGGTCATGGGCGCCAAGAAGATCATCCCGTTGGAGACGGGAGAGACGCTGAGGGAGCTCCTCAGATGA
- a CDS encoding Nascent polypeptide-associated complex protein, producing the protein MPGMRMNDRQMKQAMKKMGITQSTVEDVTEVIIRTRTKEIVLKNPEVVCIEMPGNKSYQISGPETVMNIGENGEPEPIFSEEDISLIMSQTGCDRSKALEALKATDGQPAEAILKIISE; encoded by the coding sequence ATGCCAGGAATGAGGATGAACGACCGCCAGATGAAACAGGCGATGAAAAAGATGGGGATCACCCAGTCGACCGTCGAAGACGTCACCGAAGTCATCATCAGAACCAGGACCAAAGAGATCGTGCTCAAAAACCCCGAAGTGGTATGCATAGAGATGCCTGGGAACAAAAGCTACCAGATCAGCGGCCCAGAAACGGTCATGAACATCGGGGAAAACGGAGAGCCCGAGCCGATATTCAGCGAGGAAGACATCAGCCTCATCATGTCCCAGACCGGATGCGACAGATCCAAAGCGCTCGAAGCTCTGAAAGCGACCGACGGGCAGCCCGCGGAAGCGATTCTGAAGATAATCTCGGAGTGA